One genomic segment of Myxocyprinus asiaticus isolate MX2 ecotype Aquarium Trade chromosome 14, UBuf_Myxa_2, whole genome shotgun sequence includes these proteins:
- the LOC127451755 gene encoding casein kinase I-like isoform X1 produces the protein MELRVGNRYRLGRKIGSGSFGDIYLGTDISVGEEVAIKLECVKTKHPQLHIESKIYKMMQGGVGIPTIKWCGAEGDYNVMVMELLGPSLEDLFNFCSRKFSLKTVLLLADQMISRIEYIHSKNFIHRDVKPDNFLMGLGKKGNLVYIIDFGLAKKYRDARTHQHIPYRENKNLTGTARYASINTHLGIEQSRRDDLESLGYVLMYFNLGSLPWQGLKAATKRQKYERISEKKMSTPIEVLCKGYPSEFATYLNFCRSLRFDDKPDYSYLRQLFRNLFHRQGFSYDYVFDWNMLKFGANRAAEDPERELRDREERLRHGRNPTARGMMPSGSGRPRGTQEVAPPTPLTPTSHTGIERDRKVSMRLHRGAPVNISSSDLTGRQDTSRMSTSQALSRVTPSGLQSAVPR, from the exons GGACAGACATCTCTGTGGGGGAAGAAGTAGCCATCAAGCTAGAATGTGTGAAAACGAAGCACCCACAGCTGCACATCGAGAGCAAGATCTACAAGATGATGCAAGGAGGCG tcgGTATTCCAACAATCAAATGGTGTGGAGCAGAGGGAGATTACAATGTGATGGTGATGGAACTGCTGGGACCCAGTCTGGAGGATCTCTTCAACTTCTGCTCTCGCAAGTTCAGCCTTAAGACTGTTCTTCTGCTGGCTGACCAGATG ATCAGCCGTATTGAGTACATCCACTCTAAGAACTTCATCCACAGAGATGTCAAGCCAGACAACTTCCTTATGGGCCTGGGGAAGAAAGGCAACCTTGTTTACATCATTGACTTTGGCCTGGCCAAGAAGTACAGGGATGCTCGCACTCACCAGCACATCCCTTACCGCGAGAACAAAAACTTGACTGGAACTGCTCGCTACGCTTCCATCAACACCCATTTGGGAATAG AGCAGTCCAGAAGAGATGACTTGGAGTCTCTTGGCTATGTGCTCATGTACTTCAACCTGGGCTCTCTGCCATGGCAGGGTCTGAAGGCGGccacaaagagacagaagtatGAGCGCATCAGTGAAAAGAAAATGTCCACTCCCATTGAAGTCCTGTGCAAAGGATACCCAT CTGAGTTTGCCACATACCTCAACTTTTGCCGCTCCCTTCGCTTTGACGACAAGCCCGACTACTCTTACCTGAGACAGCTCTTTAGGAACCTTTTCCACCGGCAAGGCTTTTCATACGACTACGTTTTTGACTGGAATATGCTCAAATTC GGTGCAAACAGAGCAGCAGAAGATCCAGAGAGAGAGCTGAGGGATCGGGAGGAAAGATTGCGGCATGGGCGGAATCCCACTGCCCGTGGCATGATGCCTTCTGGCTCAGGTAGACCCAGAGGAACACAAGAAGTAGCACCGCCCACACCCCTCACGCCAACCTCGCACACAG gaaTAGAGCGAGATAGGAAGGTCAGCATGAGATTGCACCGCGGAGCCCCCGTCAACATTTCCTCCTCTGATCTAACTGGCCGACAGGACACCTCACGCATGTCCACGTCACAG GCTCTTTCTCGTGTCACCCCAAGTGGCCTGCAGTCTGCCGTACCTCGATGA
- the LOC127451755 gene encoding casein kinase I-like isoform X2, with the protein MVRHRMNVPWANSRGSEVLPHQNTLRTDISVGEEVAIKLECVKTKHPQLHIESKIYKMMQGGVGIPTIKWCGAEGDYNVMVMELLGPSLEDLFNFCSRKFSLKTVLLLADQMISRIEYIHSKNFIHRDVKPDNFLMGLGKKGNLVYIIDFGLAKKYRDARTHQHIPYRENKNLTGTARYASINTHLGIEQSRRDDLESLGYVLMYFNLGSLPWQGLKAATKRQKYERISEKKMSTPIEVLCKGYPSEFATYLNFCRSLRFDDKPDYSYLRQLFRNLFHRQGFSYDYVFDWNMLKFGANRAAEDPERELRDREERLRHGRNPTARGMMPSGSGRPRGTQEVAPPTPLTPTSHTGIERDRKVSMRLHRGAPVNISSSDLTGRQDTSRMSTSQALSRVTPSGLQSAVPR; encoded by the exons GGACAGACATCTCTGTGGGGGAAGAAGTAGCCATCAAGCTAGAATGTGTGAAAACGAAGCACCCACAGCTGCACATCGAGAGCAAGATCTACAAGATGATGCAAGGAGGCG tcgGTATTCCAACAATCAAATGGTGTGGAGCAGAGGGAGATTACAATGTGATGGTGATGGAACTGCTGGGACCCAGTCTGGAGGATCTCTTCAACTTCTGCTCTCGCAAGTTCAGCCTTAAGACTGTTCTTCTGCTGGCTGACCAGATG ATCAGCCGTATTGAGTACATCCACTCTAAGAACTTCATCCACAGAGATGTCAAGCCAGACAACTTCCTTATGGGCCTGGGGAAGAAAGGCAACCTTGTTTACATCATTGACTTTGGCCTGGCCAAGAAGTACAGGGATGCTCGCACTCACCAGCACATCCCTTACCGCGAGAACAAAAACTTGACTGGAACTGCTCGCTACGCTTCCATCAACACCCATTTGGGAATAG AGCAGTCCAGAAGAGATGACTTGGAGTCTCTTGGCTATGTGCTCATGTACTTCAACCTGGGCTCTCTGCCATGGCAGGGTCTGAAGGCGGccacaaagagacagaagtatGAGCGCATCAGTGAAAAGAAAATGTCCACTCCCATTGAAGTCCTGTGCAAAGGATACCCAT CTGAGTTTGCCACATACCTCAACTTTTGCCGCTCCCTTCGCTTTGACGACAAGCCCGACTACTCTTACCTGAGACAGCTCTTTAGGAACCTTTTCCACCGGCAAGGCTTTTCATACGACTACGTTTTTGACTGGAATATGCTCAAATTC GGTGCAAACAGAGCAGCAGAAGATCCAGAGAGAGAGCTGAGGGATCGGGAGGAAAGATTGCGGCATGGGCGGAATCCCACTGCCCGTGGCATGATGCCTTCTGGCTCAGGTAGACCCAGAGGAACACAAGAAGTAGCACCGCCCACACCCCTCACGCCAACCTCGCACACAG gaaTAGAGCGAGATAGGAAGGTCAGCATGAGATTGCACCGCGGAGCCCCCGTCAACATTTCCTCCTCTGATCTAACTGGCCGACAGGACACCTCACGCATGTCCACGTCACAG GCTCTTTCTCGTGTCACCCCAAGTGGCCTGCAGTCTGCCGTACCTCGATGA
- the LOC127451755 gene encoding casein kinase I-like isoform X3 translates to MELRVGNRYRLGRKIGSGSFGDIYLGTDISVGEEVAIKLECVKTKHPQLHIESKIYKMMQGGVGIPTIKWCGAEGDYNVMVMELLGPSLEDLFNFCSRKFSLKTVLLLADQMISRIEYIHSKNFIHRDVKPDNFLMGLGKKGNLVYIIDFGLAKKYRDARTHQHIPYRENKNLTGTARYASINTHLGIEQSRRDDLESLGYVLMYFNLGSLPWQGLKAATKRQKYERISEKKMSTPIEVLCKGYPSEFATYLNFCRSLRFDDKPDYSYLRQLFRNLFHRQGFSYDYVFDWNMLKFGANRAAEDPERELRDREERLRHGRNPTARGMMPSGSGRPRGTQEVAPPTPLTPTSHTGIERDRKVSMRLHRGAPVNISSSDLTGRQDTSRMSTSQNSIPFDHHGK, encoded by the exons GGACAGACATCTCTGTGGGGGAAGAAGTAGCCATCAAGCTAGAATGTGTGAAAACGAAGCACCCACAGCTGCACATCGAGAGCAAGATCTACAAGATGATGCAAGGAGGCG tcgGTATTCCAACAATCAAATGGTGTGGAGCAGAGGGAGATTACAATGTGATGGTGATGGAACTGCTGGGACCCAGTCTGGAGGATCTCTTCAACTTCTGCTCTCGCAAGTTCAGCCTTAAGACTGTTCTTCTGCTGGCTGACCAGATG ATCAGCCGTATTGAGTACATCCACTCTAAGAACTTCATCCACAGAGATGTCAAGCCAGACAACTTCCTTATGGGCCTGGGGAAGAAAGGCAACCTTGTTTACATCATTGACTTTGGCCTGGCCAAGAAGTACAGGGATGCTCGCACTCACCAGCACATCCCTTACCGCGAGAACAAAAACTTGACTGGAACTGCTCGCTACGCTTCCATCAACACCCATTTGGGAATAG AGCAGTCCAGAAGAGATGACTTGGAGTCTCTTGGCTATGTGCTCATGTACTTCAACCTGGGCTCTCTGCCATGGCAGGGTCTGAAGGCGGccacaaagagacagaagtatGAGCGCATCAGTGAAAAGAAAATGTCCACTCCCATTGAAGTCCTGTGCAAAGGATACCCAT CTGAGTTTGCCACATACCTCAACTTTTGCCGCTCCCTTCGCTTTGACGACAAGCCCGACTACTCTTACCTGAGACAGCTCTTTAGGAACCTTTTCCACCGGCAAGGCTTTTCATACGACTACGTTTTTGACTGGAATATGCTCAAATTC GGTGCAAACAGAGCAGCAGAAGATCCAGAGAGAGAGCTGAGGGATCGGGAGGAAAGATTGCGGCATGGGCGGAATCCCACTGCCCGTGGCATGATGCCTTCTGGCTCAGGTAGACCCAGAGGAACACAAGAAGTAGCACCGCCCACACCCCTCACGCCAACCTCGCACACAG gaaTAGAGCGAGATAGGAAGGTCAGCATGAGATTGCACCGCGGAGCCCCCGTCAACATTTCCTCCTCTGATCTAACTGGCCGACAGGACACCTCACGCATGTCCACGTCACAG aatagcattcctTTTGATCACCACGGCAAGTAG